The genomic segment GTACGCTTCGTCCGCAGACGAGCCATCACTGATCCGGACCTGCAGTTCCGCGTTGCGGTGCCGCCAATTGATGTTCTGCAACCGGCAAGTGCCGATCGCCTTGCTGCTCGCCCTTTCCTCGATCACGAACAGCAGCAGATCCGTGCGCTCTGCAAGCCTTGATCCCACCGGTGCCAAGTGGTCCTGCTCGGACCAATGACGAGAAGCTGAATTCAGGATCAGTGCCTCGTCGTGTGACGACCATTCCTCAACGAGCGGTGCATCGGCTTGCCACAGGGGACGTAGACGGACCGAGTCGGTCTCGAGGATGCATCCTCCCAACGGCCCGTACTTGAACGCCGTTACCTCGCACGGGGTCAAGTAGCGATCCATGCCGACGCGCCGGCCCTCGCCATCGACATAGAAGGCGGGCGGGAGCGGCGGCAGCAGAGCGCGGATACGGTTGTAGATCGCAACCACCGGTTGGCGCCATGTGAAAAGCCCATCATCGGGAGTCCGCCGGCAGCAGTAGTTGGCGGCCCGCTCGTCCTGGTTCTGGGCAGTCCAGTTGCCAGAGAGGATCTGTGGCAGACTCGCCGCGATCAGGTCGTCTGTCGCTCGCGCAAGGCGATCGCGCAGCGTTTGCCAGGTGTCCTCAAAGAGCAGCGCCACGCGCCGCTGGGCGATGATGGGCCCTTCGTCGATGCCGGATGTCAATTCGTGCAGGGTCACACCCGTCTCGGTGTCGCGGTTGATGATCGCCCACTGAAGCGGATTGCAGCCGCGATTACGTGGCAATAGCGCATGGTGGATATTGATGCCGCCGAGGCGAGAGAGACTCAGAACGTCCGCCCGAATGATCATGCTGTAGGAGTTGACCCAGATCAAGTCTGCATCAAGGGCTTCAATGGCGGCCGCGAAACCCGCATAGTCCGGGCTACCCCATCGCGGCTGGACAAGGAAGGGCACCGTCATTCGCGCGGCAACCTCCAGCAGACCATCGTGATACTGTGGTCTGACCGCTGCACCCACGATGGCAACCACGTGGCCCACGGGAAGATGACGGAGAAGTTGGGAAACCCCAGCAACATCGCCAAAAAGCAGGATTCGCAACACTTTCGTGAGTCGCTCCAAAGGGTCAATGGGATCAGAAAGGCAGGGCGAGCCGC from the Accumulibacter sp. genome contains:
- a CDS encoding GNAT family N-acetyltransferase, giving the protein MLRILLFGDVAGVSQLLRHLPVGHVVAIVGAAVRPQYHDGLLEVAARMTVPFLVQPRWGSPDYAGFAAAIEALDADLIWVNSYSMIIRADVLSLSRLGGINIHHALLPRNRGCNPLQWAIINRDTETGVTLHELTSGIDEGPIIAQRRVALLFEDTWQTLRDRLARATDDLIAASLPQILSGNWTAQNQDERAANYCCRRTPDDGLFTWRQPVVAIYNRIRALLPPLPPAFYVDGEGRRVGMDRYLTPCEVTAFKYGPLGGCILETDSVRLRPLWQADAPLVEEWSSHDEALILNSASRHWSEQDHLAPVGSRLAERTDLLLFVIEERASSKAIGTCRLQNINWRHRNAELQVRISDGSSADEAYSAEAIRLLCRFAFVDLNLHRICLHAAETELSIIRACEKTGFVREGSLTEAVLVDGIWLDLAVMGLIERDE